Within the Methanomicrobia archaeon genome, the region GGCATCGTTGACGTGCCGCTCATGATCCCGCACATCGTCGCGGGTATTGCGCTCTACGGCGTCTTCATGCGCTACGGCGTGATTGGCCAGCCGCTGCGGTCGCTCGGGATCGTCGTGACGGACGCGTATGCCGGGATCGTGGTCGCGATGCTCTTCATGAGCCTCCCGTATCTCGTCGATACCGCGCGCGAAGGATTTAAAGATGTGGATCCACGCTTGGAGAATGTCGCACGCTCACTGGGCGCGTCACATTGGCGGACCTTCCGCGAGATCTCCTTCCCGCTCGCATTCCCCTCGATACTGAGTGGCGCGATACTCACCTGGGGCCGCGCGATCAGCGAATTCTCCGCCGTGCTCATACTCGCATACCACCCGATCTCCGCGCCGATCCTGATCTACGAGAAGTTCACCTCGTTTGGACTGCGTATGTCACGGCCGATCTCCGTGCTGCTCATCACGATCTGTCTGGTGATATTTATCGTGCTCCGGCTGCCACGCTGGAGGAAGCGGTAAATAACAGGAACAATGATCCGCGTGAAGAACCTGTACAAGGATTGGAAGGAGTTCAAGCT harbors:
- a CDS encoding ABC transporter permease subunit, with product MKIFSTWTWEQVKREKLYIFSVLLGSVLVAFVVITLGNMFYQQTKDVAGLIAVAVDPVVLRSIWISLSTALVATFVAFIFGVPLAYFLARKNFWGKSIIEGIVDVPLMIPHIVAGIALYGVFMRYGVIGQPLRSLGIVVTDAYAGIVVAMLFMSLPYLVDTAREGFKDVDPRLENVARSLGASHWRTFREISFPLAFPSILSGAILTWGRAISEFSAVLILAYHPISAPILIYEKFTSFGLRMSRPISVLLITICLVIFIVLRLPRWRKR